Proteins from a genomic interval of Desulfovibrio desulfuricans DSM 642:
- a CDS encoding LysR family transcriptional regulator, with protein MEVSDLRTFMAVMETGSISHAAKALHRVPSGVTARIMLMEEELGIPLFLREKKRLLPTARGQTLYTYARRITALMDEAELCVKGMEPGGRLRIGALESAAAARLPEVLARLHAEYPGIELELVIGTSSSLYGDILENRLDAVFVVDAPSDERLERMEAFTERLVLIATREHPPIHTPDDIGRKAVLAFQGGCAYRNRLVNWFRAYGWEPQHIVELASYHAIVGGVIAGMGVGVVPASVLELCRTNGMLSVHALEHPLCDAVTELVWRKGMASANVAAICRCLTNCEKKRLPFPQDS; from the coding sequence ATGGAAGTCTCAGACCTGCGCACATTCATGGCCGTCATGGAAACCGGCAGCATAAGCCACGCCGCCAAGGCTTTGCACCGGGTGCCCTCGGGCGTTACCGCCCGCATTATGCTGATGGAAGAAGAACTGGGCATCCCGCTGTTTTTACGGGAAAAAAAGCGCTTGCTGCCCACTGCGAGGGGGCAGACGCTTTACACCTATGCCCGCCGGATAACCGCGCTGATGGATGAAGCCGAGCTGTGCGTAAAGGGTATGGAGCCGGGCGGGAGGCTACGCATTGGCGCACTGGAAAGTGCGGCTGCGGCCCGTTTGCCCGAAGTTCTGGCCCGTTTGCACGCGGAATATCCCGGCATAGAGCTTGAGCTTGTGATAGGCACCAGCAGTTCCCTGTACGGGGATATTCTGGAAAACAGGCTGGATGCGGTATTTGTGGTTGATGCGCCCAGTGATGAACGGCTGGAGAGGATGGAGGCCTTTACTGAGCGGCTGGTGCTGATTGCCACCAGGGAGCATCCGCCCATCCATACGCCGGACGACATAGGGCGCAAGGCCGTGTTGGCTTTTCAGGGAGGGTGCGCCTACCGGAACAGGCTGGTGAACTGGTTTCGGGCCTACGGGTGGGAGCCGCAGCATATTGTTGAGCTGGCTTCGTACCACGCCATTGTGGGGGGCGTTATTGCGGGCATGGGGGTTGGAGTGGTTCCGGCATCGGTTCTTGAGCTGTGCCGTACCAACGGCATGCTTTCCGTGCATGCCCTTGAACACCCCCTGTGTGATGCCGTAACCGAGCTTGTGTGGCGCAAGGGCATGGCCTCGGCCAACGTGGCGGCGATCTGTCGCTGCCTCACAAACTGTGAGAAAAAACGGCTGCCATTCCCGCAGGATAGCTGA
- a CDS encoding CidA/LrgA family protein → MRATWKLLWQTAILTGIFWGCDQLTRLTGIPIPGNVLGIIVLFFLLLTGIVKESHISMAAEFLLKHLVFFFVPIAVGLMQWGSVFYDYGWVLAAAIVGSTALPLVIVGFMARALRRATPEKKEEEAACRS, encoded by the coding sequence ATGCGCGCAACATGGAAACTGCTTTGGCAGACCGCAATTCTGACAGGCATATTCTGGGGATGCGATCAGCTCACACGGCTGACAGGCATCCCCATCCCCGGCAACGTGCTGGGCATAATCGTACTGTTTTTTCTGCTGCTCACCGGCATTGTAAAAGAAAGCCACATCAGCATGGCGGCAGAATTTCTGCTGAAGCATCTCGTGTTCTTTTTTGTGCCCATTGCGGTAGGGCTGATGCAATGGGGGAGCGTTTTTTATGATTACGGATGGGTGCTTGCGGCTGCTATTGTAGGCAGTACAGCCCTGCCGCTGGTGATTGTGGGCTTTATGGCCCGTGCCCTGCGCCGCGCTACGCCTGAAAAGAAAGAGGAAGAAGCAGCATGCAGATCATAA
- a CDS encoding LrgB family protein — protein sequence MQIINTFLCVAGTVLAYALVRSLYMRYKHPLINIVAGSAAIVIAVLVLCDVPYETYEPARQVMTLLIGPATVSLALPLYRYRHLLLRNAVPILASVCTGAFAAMLSAGVIARLGGLPEDVVISILPKGVSIPFAVEVASMYGGIPSLTAAFVVATGTLGSLLGLWGLNVIRIKDPFARGLTMGTISHAQGTAVALQEGQEQGAMGGLAMILAGILTAALAPVAVWIVQRLPLL from the coding sequence ATGCAGATCATAAACACTTTTTTGTGTGTGGCGGGCACCGTGCTGGCATACGCGCTGGTGCGCAGCCTGTATATGCGGTACAAGCATCCGCTCATCAATATCGTGGCTGGCAGCGCCGCCATAGTCATTGCAGTGCTGGTGCTGTGCGATGTTCCCTATGAAACCTATGAACCAGCCCGGCAGGTCATGACCTTGCTTATTGGCCCGGCAACGGTCAGCCTTGCGCTGCCCTTGTACCGCTATCGGCACCTGCTGTTGCGCAATGCCGTGCCCATTCTTGCAAGCGTGTGCACTGGGGCCTTTGCAGCCATGCTCTCTGCCGGGGTTATTGCCAGACTGGGCGGCCTGCCGGAAGACGTGGTAATTTCCATTCTTCCCAAGGGGGTTTCCATCCCCTTCGCCGTTGAGGTGGCATCCATGTATGGCGGCATCCCGTCCCTGACTGCGGCCTTTGTTGTGGCTACCGGTACGCTCGGCTCCCTTTTGGGTTTGTGGGGGCTGAACGTCATACGCATCAAGGATCCCTTTGCACGCGGCCTGACCATGGGCACAATTTCGCATGCTCAGGGGACAGCCGTTGCCTTGCAGGAAGGGCAGGAACAGGGGGCGATGGGCGGCCTGGCCATGATTCTGGCAGGCATTCTTACTGCCGCTCTGGCGCCTGTGGCAGTCTGGATAGTGCAGCGGCTGCCACTGCTGTAG
- a CDS encoding response regulator, with product MVKFFHTAFCCLLLLVLAPANLTLCATDSSTAASADPITIVCMKDNEPLSFVSKTGEPVGLMIDLWRLWGEKVGRPVRFIMGDWQDSLDALHSGRADIHFSMYITPDRARWAKFGPAISPGMGGLLLSTSAGQRITDPSQLGDATIVVLEGSLQEDYMREHFPRVQLMVVRNGAEMFMSVANGLADGIASNFPSAYGTIDRLGLNSFFMPQAFPLFSRNLHPAVLRNRDDLARLMDEGLSRISRAEMVALEERWVRNPVHRVWGDMPRSLLLTPAEREWLASHQTLRVALEDDWHPIEFMDSEGTYNGIGMNLIQVVGRYLNVAIQPVSSDVLKETTGPRRADVEPFLEGTPPEGGPWLFTNPFLQLPLAVATLDSERLVTSPGDLAGKSVAVHDHAGLAGYLRAQLPRSKIVEVSSLIEGLSAVQGGQIDAMVGIALSVEYAVVNKNLRDLRVGLLPQLQYSARVAVRSDWPQLVEILNKTLDNIPHEQMAAIMKRWANLRIERAMNWMLVLQIGGVAAVFLGSLLAVILIWNRKLAQESAERQKALEAARASASALWQRKQQLRSIVDNLPSLMMLKDSQARYIMANKFFETFTGYAESYVVGKNIADLLSPELAEQGMSLDKLVIETGKVHKTEEVRYDAVGEQHILDVVRVPLFEPDGTVYGMVYMGTDVTERRAAEQALRRAQMEMSQIFNAAGSAMRVIDRNFIVKEVNDTYVNCFGYSREDMVGHWCGEYPRGSDCGSDCVGKRILNGETRAAIRQQRRKKDGTWVFCDLVATPFLSPDGELLGIIEDCRDITDLVESQQAAEQASKAKSEFLANMSHEIRTPMNAVVGLTHLTLRTPLNATQRNYLKNIDSSAKSLLRIIDDILDFSKIEAGRMDMEYLDFNLEEVLLGLSSLDTTKSGGKNIELLLRIDREVPLFFKGDPLRLGQVLVNLVGNAIKFTPAGEVVVRVALEEQKDQKAQLRFTVADTGIGMGQEQLDKLFQEFTQGDSSTTRRFGGTGLGLSISKRIVEMMGGDIGAESELGKGSTFYFTVNLDLQENPQRKPVPAMKNLSERRVLVVDDSFSSREILRQELEDMGLRSGTADCGDAALEELVSAAESGDPYDLVLMDWKMPGNNGIQVVRLLRGCRELSYIPTVIMVTAYGREEIMEEAQAEGISHFLIKPVSPSLLQHAILDVFGQRVVDEDSSGLPQELRIPAEYRGRRVLLAEDNEVNQLVARELLESAGFVVDIASSGLEALQKAEGTDYTMVFMDIHMPQMDGIEAAKRLRAQARYAHTPIIALTADSMVGDREKSLAAGMNDHLAKPIDPYRLIEVAVQWLEWRADQIGQAGDSGQSTQPD from the coding sequence ATGGTCAAATTTTTCCACACCGCTTTCTGCTGCCTGCTTCTGCTGGTTCTTGCTCCTGCGAATCTGACACTGTGCGCTACGGATTCTTCCACGGCAGCCAGCGCCGACCCCATCACAATTGTCTGCATGAAGGATAACGAGCCGCTGTCTTTTGTTTCAAAAACAGGAGAACCTGTCGGCTTGATGATTGACCTGTGGCGACTGTGGGGCGAAAAAGTTGGCAGACCTGTGAGATTTATCATGGGCGACTGGCAGGATTCTCTTGATGCCCTCCATTCGGGGCGGGCCGACATCCACTTCAGCATGTATATCACTCCCGACAGAGCCCGCTGGGCAAAGTTTGGCCCGGCCATTTCCCCCGGTATGGGGGGGCTTTTGCTTTCAACCTCTGCCGGGCAAAGAATTACGGACCCAAGCCAGTTGGGGGATGCGACCATTGTCGTGCTTGAAGGCTCGTTGCAGGAAGATTACATGCGGGAGCATTTCCCCAGGGTTCAATTGATGGTGGTGCGCAACGGGGCAGAAATGTTCATGTCTGTGGCCAACGGGCTGGCAGACGGCATAGCGAGCAACTTCCCTTCCGCTTATGGCACAATTGACCGGTTGGGGCTTAACAGCTTTTTTATGCCTCAGGCCTTTCCCCTTTTTTCGCGCAACCTTCATCCGGCTGTGCTGCGCAACAGGGACGACCTTGCCCGTTTGATGGACGAAGGGCTTTCGCGCATATCACGCGCTGAAATGGTGGCACTGGAAGAACGGTGGGTTCGTAACCCCGTGCACCGCGTTTGGGGCGACATGCCTCGCTCCCTGCTACTCACCCCAGCTGAGAGGGAGTGGCTGGCAAGCCATCAGACCCTGCGTGTTGCCCTGGAAGATGATTGGCATCCCATTGAATTTATGGATAGCGAGGGCACATACAACGGTATTGGCATGAACCTCATTCAGGTTGTGGGGCGTTATCTTAATGTTGCCATACAGCCTGTTTCTTCCGATGTGCTGAAGGAAACCACAGGCCCCCGCCGTGCGGACGTGGAGCCTTTTCTGGAAGGCACGCCGCCAGAGGGCGGCCCCTGGCTGTTTACCAATCCTTTTTTGCAGCTGCCGCTAGCCGTTGCAACGCTTGACTCCGAGCGTTTGGTCACCAGCCCTGGCGATCTGGCCGGCAAAAGTGTGGCAGTGCATGATCATGCAGGCCTTGCAGGGTATTTGCGCGCCCAGTTGCCGCGATCAAAAATCGTGGAGGTCTCCAGCTTGATAGAGGGCCTTTCCGCGGTGCAGGGCGGGCAGATCGATGCTATGGTGGGCATTGCACTTTCTGTGGAATATGCGGTGGTGAACAAAAACCTGCGCGATCTGCGCGTGGGCCTGCTGCCGCAGTTGCAGTATTCCGCCCGGGTGGCCGTGCGCTCAGACTGGCCGCAGCTTGTCGAAATCTTGAATAAAACACTGGACAACATCCCCCATGAGCAGATGGCCGCAATCATGAAGCGCTGGGCCAATCTGCGGATTGAGCGCGCCATGAACTGGATGCTCGTTTTGCAGATCGGCGGGGTGGCGGCAGTGTTTCTGGGCAGCCTGCTTGCGGTTATTTTGATCTGGAACCGCAAGCTCGCACAGGAATCGGCAGAGCGGCAAAAAGCTCTGGAAGCGGCCAGAGCCAGCGCCTCAGCCCTGTGGCAGCGCAAACAGCAATTGCGCAGCATTGTGGATAACCTGCCAAGCCTCATGATGCTTAAGGATTCGCAAGCCCGCTACATCATGGCGAACAAGTTTTTTGAAACATTCACGGGCTATGCCGAATCCTACGTTGTGGGAAAAAACATAGCCGATCTGCTTTCTCCTGAACTTGCAGAACAGGGGATGAGCTTGGACAAACTGGTTATAGAAACCGGTAAAGTGCATAAAACTGAAGAAGTCCGGTATGATGCCGTTGGCGAACAACATATTCTGGATGTTGTGCGCGTTCCGCTGTTTGAGCCGGACGGTACAGTTTACGGCATGGTCTACATGGGGACAGACGTGACGGAACGCCGGGCCGCAGAACAGGCCCTACGCCGTGCCCAAATGGAAATGTCGCAGATATTCAATGCTGCGGGCAGCGCCATGCGGGTTATTGACCGCAACTTTATAGTCAAGGAAGTCAACGATACCTACGTAAACTGTTTTGGCTACTCGCGTGAAGACATGGTGGGGCACTGGTGCGGTGAATACCCCCGTGGGTCTGACTGCGGCTCTGATTGTGTTGGCAAGCGCATTCTTAACGGCGAGACTCGGGCTGCCATCCGCCAGCAGAGGCGAAAAAAAGACGGTACATGGGTATTTTGCGATCTGGTTGCCACGCCATTTCTTTCGCCGGATGGCGAGCTTCTTGGCATTATTGAAGATTGTCGGGATATTACCGACCTTGTGGAAAGCCAGCAGGCGGCAGAACAGGCCAGCAAAGCCAAGAGCGAATTTCTTGCCAATATGAGCCATGAAATCCGCACCCCCATGAATGCCGTTGTGGGGCTTACCCATTTGACCCTGCGCACGCCTCTTAATGCAACACAGCGTAATTATTTGAAAAATATTGATAGTTCCGCAAAATCCCTTTTGCGGATCATTGACGACATCCTGGATTTCTCCAAGATTGAAGCTGGTCGCATGGACATGGAATATTTGGACTTTAACCTGGAAGAAGTCCTTTTGGGACTATCGAGTCTGGATACAACCAAGTCTGGCGGCAAAAATATTGAGCTTTTGTTGCGTATCGACCGGGAGGTTCCCCTGTTTTTCAAGGGTGATCCTCTGCGGCTGGGGCAGGTACTGGTTAATCTTGTGGGCAATGCCATCAAGTTCACGCCTGCTGGCGAGGTTGTGGTGCGCGTTGCGCTTGAGGAGCAAAAAGACCAGAAGGCGCAGCTGCGTTTTACTGTGGCAGACACGGGCATTGGCATGGGGCAAGAGCAGCTGGACAAGCTGTTTCAGGAATTTACCCAGGGGGATTCATCCACAACACGGCGTTTTGGCGGCACCGGCCTTGGCCTTTCCATCAGCAAGCGGATTGTGGAGATGATGGGGGGCGATATAGGCGCAGAAAGCGAGCTCGGCAAGGGCAGCACGTTTTACTTTACCGTCAATCTGGACTTGCAGGAAAATCCCCAGAGAAAGCCTGTCCCGGCCATGAAAAACCTTTCCGAGCGCAGGGTGCTTGTGGTGGACGATTCCTTCTCAAGCCGCGAAATTCTCCGGCAAGAGCTGGAAGATATGGGTTTGCGGTCCGGCACGGCTGACTGCGGCGATGCCGCGCTGGAAGAACTGGTGAGCGCCGCAGAAAGCGGCGACCCCTATGATCTGGTGCTGATGGACTGGAAGATGCCAGGCAATAACGGCATTCAGGTGGTGCGGCTGCTGCGCGGATGCCGTGAACTGTCCTATATCCCTACCGTCATCATGGTCACTGCCTATGGGCGGGAAGAAATCATGGAAGAGGCTCAGGCCGAGGGCATCAGCCATTTTCTCATCAAGCCTGTCAGCCCTTCACTGTTGCAACACGCCATCCTGGATGTTTTTGGGCAGCGGGTAGTTGATGAAGATTCATCCGGCCTGCCCCAGGAGTTGCGCATCCCGGCCGAATACAGAGGGCGCAGGGTGCTGCTTGCCGAAGATAACGAGGTTAATCAGCTGGTGGCCAGAGAATTGCTGGAATCAGCTGGCTTTGTTGTGGATATTGCCAGTTCCGGTCTTGAAGCGCTGCAAAAGGCGGAAGGAACAGATTACACCATGGTGTTTATGGATATCCATATGCCTCAGATGGACGGCATCGAAGCTGCAAAACGGCTTCGCGCCCAGGCGCGTTATGCCCACACGCCGATCATTGCTCTCACCGCCGACAGCATGGTGGGCGACAGGGAAAAAAGCCTTGCAGCGGGTATGAACGACCATCTTGCAAAACCCATTGATCCCTACCGCCTGATTGAAGTGGCCGTGCAGTGGCTGGAATGGCGGGCAGATCAGATTGGCCAGGCTGGTGATTCAGGTCAATCCACTCAACCTGACTAA
- the rfaD gene encoding ADP-glyceromanno-heptose 6-epimerase, translated as MYIITGGAGFIGSAMLWRLNQAGITDILVVDNLGSTEKWKNLVNRRYSRYVHRSEFLEMLRANTLGGKVEAIVHMGACSSTTEKDADFLMANNTAYTVELCRFALEHGARFINAGSAATYGDGSQGFSDRPETTRRLKPLNMYGYSKHLFDLWLLDNKLTESVASLKFFNVYGPNEYHKGDMRSVACKAFYEISTTGSLRLFRSNTPDFADGGQMRDFVYVKDCVELMFWLLENPATNGILNVGTGKARSWNDLACAIFAALGKKPQIEYMDMPEALRGKYQNFTQADMSWMQETNCPVRFTSLEQGIADYVGNYLAQSDPYLEMPA; from the coding sequence ATGTATATTATCACTGGTGGCGCAGGTTTTATCGGCAGCGCCATGCTCTGGCGGCTGAACCAGGCAGGCATAACCGACATACTGGTGGTGGATAACCTCGGTTCAACGGAAAAGTGGAAGAATCTCGTTAACCGGCGATACTCCCGCTATGTACACAGGTCTGAATTTCTGGAAATGCTGCGCGCCAACACGCTGGGCGGCAAGGTAGAGGCAATCGTGCACATGGGCGCCTGTTCTTCCACCACAGAAAAGGACGCAGACTTTCTGATGGCCAACAACACGGCCTATACTGTGGAGCTGTGCAGATTTGCCCTGGAACACGGAGCGCGCTTTATCAATGCCGGGTCAGCCGCTACATACGGGGATGGCTCACAGGGGTTCTCTGACAGGCCGGAAACGACCCGCCGCCTCAAGCCCCTGAACATGTATGGCTACTCCAAACACCTTTTCGATTTGTGGCTGCTGGATAACAAACTTACAGAGAGCGTGGCCAGCCTCAAGTTTTTCAACGTCTACGGCCCCAATGAATACCACAAGGGCGACATGCGCAGCGTGGCCTGCAAGGCCTTTTATGAAATCAGCACTACGGGGAGTTTGCGGCTTTTCAGATCAAACACGCCGGATTTTGCCGATGGCGGCCAGATGCGCGATTTTGTCTACGTGAAGGATTGCGTGGAGTTGATGTTCTGGCTGCTTGAAAACCCGGCAACCAATGGCATTCTCAATGTTGGCACGGGCAAGGCCCGGAGCTGGAACGACCTGGCCTGTGCCATATTTGCCGCATTAGGCAAAAAGCCTCAGATTGAATATATGGACATGCCAGAAGCCTTGCGCGGAAAATACCAGAACTTCACCCAGGCGGATATGAGCTGGATGCAGGAAACAAACTGCCCAGTGCGCTTTACATCGCTGGAACAGGGCATTGCGGACTATGTGGGCAACTATCTGGCCCAGAGCGATCCCTATCTTGAAATGCCCGCCTGA
- the rfbC gene encoding dTDP-4-dehydrorhamnose 3,5-epimerase, which yields MEVVQTPIAGVLLIKPKVWGDQRGYFVETWQQQRYEAAGIDMPFVQDNHSMSARGILRGLHYQKTRPQGKLVYVSLGSVFDVAVDIRRDSLTFGKWFGVELSQQNQWQMWVQPGLAHGFVVTSEIAHFHYKCTDYYCPEDEAAIRWNDPTLGVVWPVDEPLLSAKDQAAPLWAEAMQAADR from the coding sequence GTGGAAGTAGTTCAGACGCCGATTGCCGGGGTGCTCTTGATCAAACCCAAGGTATGGGGTGATCAACGCGGTTATTTTGTGGAAACCTGGCAGCAGCAACGCTACGAGGCGGCAGGCATTGATATGCCCTTTGTGCAGGATAACCATTCCATGTCCGCCCGTGGCATTCTGCGCGGCCTGCATTATCAGAAAACACGCCCTCAGGGCAAACTGGTCTATGTTTCGCTGGGCAGCGTATTTGATGTGGCTGTGGATATTCGGCGGGATTCCCTCACGTTCGGCAAGTGGTTTGGTGTAGAGCTTTCGCAGCAAAACCAGTGGCAGATGTGGGTGCAGCCCGGTTTAGCGCATGGCTTTGTCGTGACCAGCGAAATTGCCCATTTTCACTACAAGTGCACAGATTACTACTGCCCTGAGGACGAAGCGGCCATCCGCTGGAACGACCCGACCCTGGGCGTTGTCTGGCCCGTGGACGAACCTCTGCTTTCAGCCAAGGATCAGGCTGCTCCGCTGTGGGCTGAGGCCATGCAGGCCGCAGACCGCTGA
- the rfbA gene encoding glucose-1-phosphate thymidylyltransferase RfbA encodes MSGWKGIVLAGGSGSRLYPLTLSVSKQLMPIYDKPMIYYPLSILMMAGIRDICLISTPEHLPLYKALLHDGSQLGCNFSYIVQPRPEGLAQAFLLAEDHIAGHNTCLILGDNVFFGHGLPTLTRAAMARECGATIFGYHVRDPERYGVVEFDDQRHVVSIEEKPALPKSNFAVTGLYFYDQKVLDLARAVRPSARGELEITDVNNAYLQQGNLHVELMGRGIAWLDTGTHDSLMDAGAFVQAVEKRQGLKVACLEEIAWRNGYIDADAVRALAKPMAKTGYGKYLLELVDTGIGLWK; translated from the coding sequence ATGAGCGGCTGGAAAGGAATTGTTCTGGCAGGGGGCTCTGGCTCGCGCCTGTATCCATTGACTCTGAGCGTGAGCAAGCAACTCATGCCCATCTATGACAAACCCATGATTTACTACCCGCTGTCTATTCTGATGATGGCGGGCATTCGGGATATCTGCCTTATTTCCACCCCAGAGCACCTGCCCCTCTATAAGGCTTTGCTGCACGACGGCTCGCAACTGGGCTGCAATTTCAGCTACATCGTGCAACCCCGTCCTGAAGGGCTGGCCCAGGCTTTTTTGTTGGCGGAAGACCACATTGCAGGGCACAACACCTGCCTGATTTTGGGGGATAATGTTTTCTTCGGCCATGGATTGCCAACACTTACACGCGCAGCCATGGCCCGCGAATGCGGAGCGACCATTTTTGGCTACCATGTGCGCGATCCTGAGCGTTACGGCGTAGTGGAATTTGACGATCAGCGGCATGTGGTCAGCATTGAAGAAAAACCAGCCCTCCCCAAATCCAACTTTGCGGTGACAGGCCTGTACTTTTATGACCAAAAGGTGCTGGATCTCGCCCGCGCCGTCCGCCCCTCGGCCCGGGGCGAACTGGAAATCACGGATGTGAACAACGCCTATCTGCAGCAGGGCAATCTGCATGTGGAGCTTATGGGGCGGGGCATTGCCTGGCTTGATACCGGCACGCATGATTCCCTCATGGATGCCGGAGCCTTTGTGCAGGCGGTAGAAAAACGCCAGGGGCTCAAAGTGGCCTGCCTGGAGGAAATAGCCTGGCGCAACGGCTATATTGATGCAGACGCCGTGCGCGCACTGGCAAAACCCATGGCCAAGACCGGCTACGGGAAATATCTTCTTGAACTTGTGGATACGGGGATTGGGCTGTGGAAGTAG
- the rfbB gene encoding dTDP-glucose 4,6-dehydratase has translation MPCQLVTGGSGFIGSCYVLQARRQGVRVVNLDKLTYAGNPANLATLNGDPDYVFVRGDIGNAELVAWLLEAFQPDAIVNFAAESHVDRSIVDPEAFVRTNVLGTATLLRVAAQWWRTLPAERASAFRFLHVSTDEVYGALQPGDPPFTEATPYSPNSPYSASKAASDHMARAFHETYGLPVLLTNCSNNYGPRQFPEKLIPLMICNALDGKPLPVYGKGANIRDWLHVEDHCAAIARVLEAGRVGRCYNIGGHAEKTNLEVVLAVCAILDQLVPSVRGPYADQIAYVADRPGHDFRYAIDCSRIEAELGWKPTHKFDSGLRETVRWYLENTAWVENVRSGAYRKWIAANYAHRACGGAN, from the coding sequence ATGCCCTGTCAGCTGGTTACCGGCGGTTCGGGTTTTATCGGGTCCTGTTACGTCCTTCAGGCCCGGCGGCAGGGTGTGCGTGTGGTTAACCTCGACAAGCTGACCTACGCTGGCAATCCTGCGAATCTGGCAACGCTGAATGGCGACCCGGATTACGTCTTTGTGCGCGGCGACATCGGCAATGCCGAGCTGGTTGCCTGGCTGCTGGAAGCCTTCCAGCCCGATGCCATCGTGAATTTTGCTGCGGAAAGCCACGTTGACCGTTCCATTGTTGATCCCGAGGCTTTTGTGCGCACCAATGTGCTGGGTACGGCCACGCTGCTGAGGGTGGCTGCCCAGTGGTGGCGAACTCTGCCTGCGGAGCGCGCTTCAGCCTTTCGTTTTCTGCACGTGTCTACCGATGAGGTCTATGGCGCGTTGCAGCCGGGCGATCCGCCTTTTACAGAAGCGACCCCCTACAGCCCCAACAGCCCATATTCTGCGTCCAAGGCCGCCAGCGACCATATGGCGCGCGCCTTTCACGAAACCTACGGCCTCCCGGTGCTGCTCACCAATTGTTCCAATAATTACGGGCCGCGCCAGTTCCCTGAAAAACTCATTCCCCTGATGATCTGCAATGCCCTTGACGGCAAGCCTTTGCCTGTCTACGGCAAGGGGGCCAATATTCGCGACTGGCTGCATGTAGAGGACCATTGCGCTGCCATAGCCCGCGTGCTTGAAGCGGGCAGGGTGGGGCGTTGTTACAACATCGGCGGGCATGCGGAAAAGACCAACCTTGAGGTTGTGCTGGCCGTGTGCGCCATCCTTGACCAGTTGGTTCCCTCGGTTCGCGGGCCTTATGCCGATCAAATTGCATATGTGGCCGACAGGCCCGGTCATGATTTTCGGTACGCCATAGACTGCAGCAGAATAGAAGCGGAGCTTGGCTGGAAGCCGACCCACAAGTTTGATTCCGGACTGCGTGAAACCGTTCGCTGGTATCTTGAAAATACCGCGTGGGTTGAAAATGTCCGCAGCGGCGCTTACAGAAAATGGATTGCAGCCAACTACGCCCATCGCGCTTGCGGTGGGGCCAACTGA
- a CDS encoding nucleotide sugar dehydrogenase, whose product MVSFEDLLAKKSSVAVVGLGYVGLPLAVALSHHFDVIGFDINVARVDALNKGHDATNEVDDASLAASTARFTSDAAELAKAGVIIVAVPTPVDSHRQPDLTPVVGASRTVGRHMPKGCVVCYESTVYPGVTEDECIPLLEKESGMRFPADFTVGYSPERINPGDKVHRLETIRKVVSGSDAPTADLLVKVYGAVVTAGIHRASCIKVAEAAKVIENTQRDINIALMNELALIFNRMGIDTLEVLEAAGSKWNFLPFRPGLVGGHCIGVDPYYLTYKAEEIGCHPEVILAGRRINDGMGKYVAEICVKRLINADKHVKGARVGLLGFTFKENVPDIRNTRVVDIIAELKEYGITALVHDPEADAAEAHHEYGQTLLPLSDLKNLDVLILAVSHESFRQLDHAAIRAMFAGDAVTLMDIKGFWNKQEMLDAGFDLWRL is encoded by the coding sequence ATGGTTTCATTTGAAGACCTGTTGGCAAAAAAATCTTCCGTGGCTGTGGTTGGTCTGGGTTATGTGGGCTTGCCCTTGGCTGTTGCCCTTTCCCATCACTTTGATGTCATTGGCTTTGATATCAACGTGGCGCGGGTAGATGCACTCAACAAGGGGCACGATGCCACCAATGAGGTTGACGATGCTTCCCTTGCCGCCAGCACGGCCCGTTTTACCAGCGATGCAGCCGAGCTTGCCAAGGCGGGAGTGATCATCGTGGCCGTGCCTACCCCGGTAGACAGTCACCGACAGCCCGATCTTACGCCTGTGGTGGGCGCCAGTCGCACGGTTGGACGCCATATGCCCAAGGGCTGCGTGGTGTGCTATGAGTCTACGGTATACCCTGGCGTTACCGAGGACGAATGCATCCCCCTGCTGGAAAAAGAATCCGGCATGCGCTTTCCTGCGGATTTTACCGTGGGGTATTCACCCGAGCGCATCAATCCTGGTGACAAGGTTCACCGGCTTGAAACCATCCGCAAGGTTGTTTCCGGCTCTGACGCCCCCACCGCAGACCTGCTGGTTAAGGTCTATGGCGCGGTGGTGACGGCGGGCATCCACAGGGCTTCGTGCATAAAGGTGGCCGAGGCCGCCAAGGTTATTGAAAACACGCAGCGTGATATCAACATCGCCCTGATGAACGAATTGGCCCTTATTTTCAACCGCATGGGCATCGATACGCTGGAAGTGCTTGAGGCCGCAGGCAGCAAGTGGAACTTCCTGCCGTTCCGTCCGGGGCTTGTGGGTGGGCACTGCATTGGCGTGGACCCCTATTACCTGACCTACAAGGCCGAAGAAATCGGCTGCCACCCCGAGGTTATTCTTGCAGGCCGCCGCATCAACGACGGCATGGGCAAGTATGTGGCTGAAATCTGCGTCAAACGCCTCATCAATGCGGACAAACACGTCAAGGGCGCGCGCGTGGGCCTGCTGGGTTTTACGTTCAAGGAAAATGTGCCAGACATCCGCAATACCCGCGTGGTGGACATCATAGCGGAACTGAAGGAATACGGCATCACGGCTCTGGTGCATGATCCCGAGGCCGATGCTGCGGAAGCCCATCACGAATACGGGCAGACGTTATTGCCCCTGAGCGATCTCAAAAATCTGGATGTTCTTATCCTGGCTGTATCGCACGAGAGTTTCCGCCAGCTTGATCATGCGGCCATACGCGCCATGTTTGCAGGCGATGCGGTTACGCTTATGGATATCAAGGGGTTCTGGAACAAGCAGGAAATGCTTGATGCCGGGTTTGATCTCTGGAGGCTGTAA